The following coding sequences are from one Ornithodoros turicata isolate Travis chromosome 1, ASM3712646v1, whole genome shotgun sequence window:
- the LOC135378798 gene encoding uncharacterized protein LOC135378798 isoform X1: MPKLVSHVKHTHKKRRCSICSASLHGICESILRQIRNASEGHHGTLQSLDVPYLMKILHHRGCSMDGWMDYNPDEAGKFKGTTGARHYHCWTKLRLNRKMPHRERACHSNCLTRKPGARGNFRTRLQKKVDLEVHVYGRAPLVEEACRPTLLFDSPWG; this comes from the exons AAATTGGTGTCTCATGTcaagcacacacacaagaaaaggcGATGCAGCATTTGCAGCGCATCACTTCACGGTATATGTGAAAGCATACTTCGGCAAATAAG GAATGCATCAGAAGGACACCACGGGACGCTTCAGAGTCTGGATGTACCATATCTGATGAAAATCTTGCACCACAGAGGCTGctcgatggatggatggatggattacAACCCTGATGAAGCAGGGAAGTTCAAGGGAACAACAGGTGCACGACACTATCATTGCTGGACAAAATTG AGGTTGAACAGAAAGATGCCGCACAGGGAACGAGCATGTCACTCAAACTGTTTGACCAGAAAACCTGGAGCAAGAGGAAACTTCCGCACAAGACTACAAAAAAAAGTAGACTTAGAAGTCCATGTATACG GGAGAGCACCTTTGGTGGAAGAGGCTTGTCGGCCGACACTGTTATTTG ATTCACCTTGGGGttga